GAGTGACCTGGAGTAATGTGTTCAATTCCAAGCACTTACACCTCTGGAATGTCATagaggccatggagggaattttttcatgggatatgggcatcactggctgggccagcattcattgcccatccctaattgcccttgaagcgaGTGACTTGCCACAATATTTCAAAGAGCTGTTAAGAGTctgtgtatctggagtcacatataggccagaccaagtaagaatgacaaatttccttccttaaaggacattagtcaaccagatgggtttttatgacaatcaataatggtgcCATTAACcagatgccatggtgggatttgaactctaatCCCCGGAGCATTAGTCTAGCTTTCTgtccagtccagtgacattgtcaCTATGTCAACATCTCCCTCTGTGGCACAGGTTAACCAGAAACATAACAAGGCCTGAAAGTTAAGAGGCCAAGTTGTATAGACTTGGTTTGTATTGTCTTGCTTTTTAAAggtatttaattttttttgaaaCATTTGACAGTGTGAACAAAGAAGAGTTATTTCCTTCAGTGGGGGAATCTACAAGCgaccataatcttaaaattagagctaggatAGTTAGAAATGAAATAAAGCACCATTTTACCCCCACGTAAAAGACTGGAAATCTAGAACTCTCTTCACTGAAAAATGCTGTGAAGTCTGGACCAAATGAAATTTTGAAGCAAGCGGGTAGTGAATATCAAGGAAAATGAACAAAATGTAGGTAAGTGGTGATGTGCACGACAATCATGAACTAAGCAAGTCAGAGAAAGCTCTGAGGCTGAATGGGCTACTCCAATTCCTATAGGATGTGggcaggaggagaggttggagaaacttggtttgttctcattggaacgacagaggttgatgggcgacctgatagaagtctacaagattatgaagggcatggacagagtgaatagtgagaagctttttcccagggtggaagagtcaattactagggggcacaggtttaaggtgcgagaggcaaggtttaaaggaggtgtacgagttaggtttttttttacacagaggatgatgggtgcctggagcttgctgccaggggaggtagtggaagtggatatgatagtgacttttaaggagcgtctggacaaatgcatgaataggatgggaacagggggatatggtccccgaagggtagggggttttagttcagacgggcagcacggtcagtgcaggcttggagggccgaagggcctgttcctgtgctgtaattttctttgttcattggtcACTATAAGTCACAGCTGAGTTCACTAAGACACCAAAATACAATAACTGTCCATGTTTGAAAGTAGTTGCAATGAACAGTCCAAAACTATACTGATTAAGTACATTTCTTGAACAATATTCGTTTGGCATTGTTTTAGATTTTTTTTctattaaagttctgttagtgcagtgaatatatttacaACACAACACCATTGATACAGCATCTATCCAGgcaaaacaaaataaacttaAAGAGCTGGACATTTATGATTCAATTCCCAAAATTTAGGTCAATTGTTCTAAAGTTTCTGGATTATACCTGTATCTTTGGAAGGATGGACATGACAGAGGCAGCTATGCAAAACAGCATATTTAAGCTGATGAAGACCTTGTTCTCAGTGCAGCCCTCAGGATGTGTGTAGTAACAGTAGAAGAGGACTACGGCAACCAGCGATAGCAGGTAGTTCATTCCTGTTGCTGACAGCAGTGCTGTTGGAAAGATTGTGCAAATTGTGAGCAATTAGTTCTCTGAGATTCTAGAACAGTAATTTCAACAcactatatatatttttaaaatcaccaTGCTGTTGCTGTTTTCAGGTAGACATATTCCGAGACACAAGGCaagagaaggagaagggcagcacagtggcaccgtggttagcactgctgcctcacagcgccagggacccaggttcgaatcccggcttgggtcactgtctgtgtggagtttgcacattctccctgtgtctgcgtgggtttcctctgggtgctccggtttcctcccacagtccaaagatgtgcgggttaggttgattggccatgctaaattgccccttagtgtcagaggtattaacagggtaaatacgtggggttacagggagttaACGCTCAGGAGTTACTGTTGTTTACTTCTCTTACCTGCATACCAGCACCTAGAGTTGCCTTCTTCCATTTTTTCAACCCATGATTCATTCCAGGAGTGGGCAAAGTCAATGAGTAGTACCAGTTGGATTAAGATGAAGCAAAATGCACCAGCCATTCCAACATAGAACCAGACTGcaagtaaaataaaataaatggtttAGCTTACGTTACATTTAAAGTATAGAAATATGTAATATCATTTCAGCACatattttattttcaaaaatCTGTATTTTGAATATATTACGAAAGTCACAGATCACTGAACGTGAACTTCATAGTTGAAATGTAAAAGGTCTAAGAGTAGTGTAAAGTATTCTGAGTAAAACTGGGCGTTTTTTCCTCTTTTCATCTTTTATATAGAAACAAAAAAAGTCACAATATTGAAATACAATACTTAATCAAAAGAGAAAGAAATATAGAAAAATTCCAGCACAGAAAGGGGTTTCTTGATTTGTTGAGTCGATATTGATTCTCTGCAAGAGTAATTTAGCCAGTCCCACTCTCCTTCATACCACTGCACTTTCACTTTTCAGGTAGCTAtcaaattcccctttgaaagccatCTGTCTTCACCAATCACCGATCGTAACCAGTCACTGCATAAAAATACTTTTTCTCATATCAGCTTTAGTTCATTTGGTAAGCATCTTAAATTTGGGCCCTCTGGTCTCTTCCGCGCCAATGGGAAAGAATTCTCTCTATCtaaaccattcatgattttgagcacctctatcaaatctactCTCAAATGTTTCTTCTCTAAAAGCCacccaagcttatccaacctatccacataactgaagtccctcatccattCATCCATGTATCATGAATTTAGACGTGTAACGGTGTACAATTGGTTTTTAAATTAATCACTTTTTCTGCCAAAGTCAGCAAGTCCCAAGGCTGTCTTAACGCCACTACTTCCACTCTCGCCGGATCTTCCCACCTAGCCAATCACCACtggttttcaaaaatgaaaatcaGGCGTGATCAGCATGCCGGGGGCACGCAAGTGGACACTGGTGGGTGGTAGGGGACATGTCCGGACAGTGCCCTCTGTGAAGCCctattgggggttggggagagtgatGCCTGTGAAGGAAGACAGTGCCTGCAATACTGCTGTCACAGTAGGGGGTAGAAGAGTGACTCCCAATACTTGTTTTGTGGGTGAGGGGGTCACCCTGATGCTTGTGAGGGGGGGGTCTTCTATGTccaagagagggtggggggggggggtagtggggtggaagtatattttaaacattccccgatctctgtggagccggcctTGCCGGGTCTATCAGGCTGCCAGAGTGGCAGCACCACACccccagattttctgtgcacttgccagaaaatctggtctgaaaactcagCTTGTTTCTGGAGAGATGCGCATCGGTTTTCAGTCTGACACTCTTGACACATTCTGGAAAAATTCCGCCCACACAATCAAAATGCTTAGTCTGAGGACACTTTCAAAAATCTCAGCACAGTAGCATTATCATCACATGCCTGATACGAACCTGTTGTAAAGGGTCCCTCTGGAATAAAGAAAGCACTCACTGTGAAAGCAACCACTGTGGCAAATTTAAAAAACCAAAACCTAAAAGAAAAGAATAGTTGGTCAGGTTGCCATTCACAATGGATATTTCTGAAGTACAAGACAATACTGTATCCTTAACATCACTGCAGCAGAGATTGGAAAGCAGCAAGGAGAAATTTAATGAAGCATTTCAATGTGTTTGCACAACTTATCATGTCTCTCATCAATATTTTCATTCCCATCTACTGTACATATTGTTAATGTAGTCAAGTATATTATATACCAAAAGCTTGATAGTATCAATGCAATGTAAGAGGGTAGGAAAACACAAGGTCAGAAGTTAGCAGTACATCCTGTTCTTTAATCACTGTGTTCTCTTTATGTTTCATTATATTGTTCATCCACTTCTAAAAACGTtaagacttcctaacccatataTTTTGATAGAGATGGAACCAACTATTGGAAAGATAAAAGTTCTGTCTCATTTTATTTGCCCTTAAGTGCAAAATAATCAATAGTGATCTTTTATTTGAGGGAAGATTTCTACGATGTCAAATGTTATGGGCATAAACACACTTAATTGACCAATATCAAAGTCTAATTGTCAAAAGATAAATGACTCAAAATAGAGAGTACTCATTAAGCCTGGCAACAGTTGCTCTGGTCAGATTGCCCCTTAACCACTGGTCACCAAGAAACAAAGGGAGATATTACAGCAATAGCAGGGAGCCCAGGGAAGAGCATCAAGACTGATCAGTATTGTCAGAGGTCTGAGCTATTAGAAAGAGCTGAAGAATTTTGAACTTTACAGCCTGAAAGGAGGCATCTTCGAGGTAATCTGAAACAGCTACACAAGGCAAAAAACGGCAGCTTGTAAAATGCAGTGCCTTGAATGTAGAAAATGTTCCATAAACACGTAAAgaacaaaattaaaattaaataaataagtaGATAAAATTGGATAGGGGCGATCAAAAACTGTCAAAGATGAGGATTTTATGGAGAGGTGAAAGAAAGTATTTCAGAATTTGGGACCAAGGTGGTTAAAGGCATAAACACAAATGATGAATTGAAGGAGGGGGAATGCACTAGTGGCCTAACTCAAGCTTGTACATTTATTGTGTTAATTTGCTAATCTCTATTATTCAAGGAAACTTCATTACAAAACAAGTTTAAATCATATTTCCAATCTTAATGGCATTTGGAGTGAATATTTTATGTACTAGATGCCCATTTACAAACCTTCTTACAGCCGGAACTGCGTGGTAATGGCACAAACTGAGAGTAGATCTCTCTACCTGTTCACTGCATCCATGAGGTCAACTCAGGTATTTCATGCCAAAAAGTCAGAACATGGTACCAAATTTTGGCTCAAGAGCAGATATACTGGCTGAACCACAACAAATCACATGACTAATCACATGACTAATGAAGAAAACTACAAACTATATCGCTGATTACTCAATTGTTGGATGTAATCAAATTGCTAATAACTGAGTCTCTGAAGTATGCATCGGCTAGCAGCCTACACCTTTTAAAAATGGGAATGGTGCATATTACCCATTGTGTACTGCAGCCCTTGGATCCTGACTGCTCTTCACTTTAATCATCAGCAAGGAAAAAAGAAGGAAGAACATTGCCATGCCAAAGCAAACCCGGTACACCGCCTTATATCCAACCAGCACGTCACAGTTCACCTGACCATGGACTCCAGGAACGGATATGTCCATTCCACCATCACAAAATCCAGGAATCTGCGCAGGAAAGAGGTGATAGGGAAAATTAAAACTATTGAGGCTGGTTTTATTTACACATATTATAGCACCATCATTCAAAGAAAAACACTTCAGTGCAAAAGTAGAACTAAAAACACATTTCTTGGATCTCCATACGTCTGAAGAACTTGAGTGTTCATTCAAATAAGGGCTTTGCATTTTAATTTGTGTCAACCAGCATTCTAGAACACCTTGCAAGGGTTACCCTTGAAGTAACATGGTGTTCTCTTAAAACAATTCACATTCAATTCTTCTACGCAGGTTATTCCTCCAGTTGCATGGAAATTGCACAAGATGCTGAACTACAaggaaacaaataaaaataaccaCTTTAAATTTTCTAAAAATAAGCAAGTGATCCAGTGCCATTCAACCCAGTGTAACCCTCACATTTCAATCCTGCTTCTACTCAGCACCAACCAGTATTTCAAGCTGATTTGTTGTTACTATAAAATTACTGAATGGGAATTATCCAGTTCAGTGCTACTGGAGCATCAGAAATGGAACTCATCCAAATCTTGCGCCCCATTTAAAAGCCCTGCTGTTGAACCAACAACTTGCCTTGATCTAGCCCCTCTAATGTAATAAAGTATCCCAGGGCACTTAATGGGAGCATTCTAAAATAAAATGACATCGAGACGCACAAGCAGATTTGAgatgatgaccaaaagcttggtcaaagaggtaggttttaacgaATACATTAAAGGAGGCAACCAAGGTAGTGGGCAAATGGAAAGTTGTATGGAGGGCATTCCAGAACTTTGGGCCTAGGGAACTGTAGGCCCTGCCACCAACAgtgaagtgattaaaatcagggatactcCGGGGGCTGGAATTAGAGTACAAATACCTCAGAAGGTTATGGGACTAGAGGAGATTATGGGGCAAGGGAGGGTTGAGGCCATGGACGGATttgaaagtaaaaggatgagaatttgaaaaatGAGGCATCATTTAACTGGGGGCACAATGAATGAAAGAAGTCTGAGCAAATTAGGGAatgggcagcagagatttggatgacctcaaaAGTTCATggagagtagaatgtgggaggcagGCTGGGAATGTCTTTGAATATTGAAGTCCAGAGGTAACAAGACATGGGTGAGGGTTTTAGCAGCAAATGGCTGAGGCAGGGACAAATTCAGGCAATGCTATGGAGATGGTCATAGTGATGGCAGAAATATATGGTTGGGAGCTCTTCTTCAGATCAAATATGAACCAAGATTGGGTTCAGTCTGGTTCAGTGTCAGACAGTTGTCAGGGAAAGAGATCATGGCTGGACtcttatcaccgttcacaccagcgggattgtcccctcccgctgcggtgaacggagatttggttggcccccaaattctctgacctcgctgcagcaggagcgtggtgtgaacggcaggtaagatcgcgcccggaGTTTGTGGTGAAGGGGCAGAGTTTCTGTCAAGAACCGAAGGAAATGGCTTCAATCTTCCAACTATCTAATTGGAGGAGATTTCTACTCACTCAATACTGAATACCTGACTTGTATTCTCTGACCAATTAGAGACAGTGGAGGAACTGGGAGAAGTAGCTAGTTGTCATCAACGCTTATATGACAATTGGCATTGTGTTTCTGGATGGTGTTGTAgatgggcagcatgtagatgagaaaaagGGGTGGGGCAAGGATAAATCCTTGGGGAAACAAGAGGGAACTGTGCAGGAATGGGAAGGGCAGCCATTGAGGGCAATTCCCTGATTAAAATTAGATAGATAATAATGGAATCAGGTGACTACAGTCCCTCCCAGCTGAATGATGTTGGAGAGGTGTTAAAGGAAGGTAGTGTGAACAACTATGTCAAAGGTCGCaagtgttttttaaattcattcatgggataagggtgtcgctagctaggccagcatttattgcccatccctaattgccattaaaAAGGTgatggggagctgccttcttgaactgctgtagtccagtGCATTTAGAGAgcgagttacaggattttgacccagcagcagtgaagaaacggcgatgtatttccaaatcaggatggtgagtggattggaggggaatgtccaggtaatggtgttcccaggtatttgctgcccttgcctttctacagtaagaagtttaacaacaccaggttaaagtccaacaggtttatttggtagcaaaagccacacaagctttcgaggctctaagccccttcttcaggtgagtgggaattctgttcacaaacagaacttataaagacacagactcaatttacatgaataatggttggaatgcgaatacttacaactaatccagtctttaagaaacaaaacaatgggagtggagagagcatcaagacaggctaaaaagatgtgtattgtctccagacaagacagccagtgaaactctgcaggatgaatgaacaccgctcgacaatcaccaggcaagactgttctcttcctgttggggaacacttcagcggtcacgggcattcggcctctgatattcgggtaagcgttctccaaggcggccttcgcgacacacgacagcgcagagtcgctgagcagaaactgatagccaagttccgcacacacaaggacggcctcaaccgggatattgggttcatgtcacactatctgtaacccccacagttgcgtggacctgcagagtttcactggctgtcttgtctggagacaatacacatctttttagcctgtcttgatgctctctccactcccattgttttgtttcttaaagactggattagttgtaagtattcgcattccaaccattattcatgtaaattgagtctgtgtctttataagttctgtttgtgaacagaattcccactcacctgaagaaggggcttagagcctcgaaagcttgtgtggcttttgctaccaaataaacctgttggactttaacctggtgttgttaaacttcttactgtgtttaccccagtccaacgccggcatctccacatcttgcctttCTAGACAGTAGAGGTTgttggtttggaagttgctgtctaaggagccttggtgagttcctgcagtgcatcttgtagatgggagaCTGCTGTCATTGTGAATCggcggtggaaggagtgaatgtttttggaagggatgccaatcaagctttgtcctggatggtgtcgagtttcttgagtgttgttggagttccactcattcaggcaagtggtgaGTGTTCCATCAGTCCTGACTTATGCTTTGTAGGTTGTGGAcaatctttggggagtcaggaggtgagttactcactgcagtattcctggcctctgacctgctctcttgcccacagtatttatacagctAGCTGAAAGATGAGGAGAGATAGTTTGCCTTTGTCACAGTCTCATTGAGAAACAAACATGATTTTGATAAGAGGCTGTTCACCACTGTGAACATCTTACTGAAGGGATTCAAAAAAGAGAAGCACGAATTAAAGAGGTGACAATATTACTCAAGGATTTTGGCAAGGAAACAGAGTTTGGATATGAAGCGACAGGATTGAAGGGTTAAGGGTTGATCTCTTAAGGAAAGGCATGATGATCGCAGACTTGAAGGAGGGACAAAACCCAAGGATAGAAAATCATTAACAATACCAAGAAGGGAAGTTGGGTGATCAGTAACTTAGTGGGGATCGGGTCACAGACAAGAAGAGCTCAGAGGTGGCATGAACAGGGATAGGAGAGAAACTAAAAGAAAGATACAGGGGGTGACAAAAAAAATCCATGGCCTCCTCAGGCTTGTTGTTGCAGGTGAGAGTGGAGAAGACAGGAGGAAAGGGTTTAGTAAGATGGTTTACAGTACATTAAAGAATTCTGGGGTTGCCTTTTAGACTAAAGAACCCCTTTCAGTGCACACATTTAATAATTGacaaacataaaaacagaaaaggctggaaaaactcaacagatctggcagcatctgtggagacggagtcagaaacagttaatgttttgagtctatgtTAATAACTCAAGACTTTTACTGCGACTACAGCAGACTTGAACCAAGTCTATTTTCTAACAAAATAGAACTCCATTCTCGATCCTTTGTTTCTACTTCGTAAGAAGTAGAAATAAAACTATGTCAGTGTTCTTTGGTAAGTAAAGAGCACAGTAACATTGTGGTCATATTACTGGGCTGGTAATGCAGAGGCCTGAGCTAATAAACCAGTGAACAAGGATTCAAATCCAAACGTGGTagtttgatcatagaatcatagaatccctacagtgcagaaggaggccattcggtgcagactcgatcccacctaaaccctaaccccataaccccatatatttatcccactaatcccacgAGCCtatgcatcccgagacactaaggggcaatttagcatggccaatgcacctaacccacacatctttggactgtgggaggaaacccggagcacgcggaggaaactcacacagacacagggagaatgtgcaaactccgcacagacagtaaccccaaactgggaatcaaacctagatccctggagctctgagacagcagtgctaaccactgtgccacccagctgaatttaaataaaataaatactaATGCTACAATGTCCCGACACAGAATCAGAGAGTCAATGCTGATTATACTGGTAGAATTTCTGGAATTGAAAGGAGGTTCCCTTACTACCTCAGAATGCTAAGCAACCAAACCACTAACAGTGCATATAGGGCACTCACAATTATTAAGATATTAGTGTATCTAGTGGAGATAGCCACATTTTGCATTTATAACTACTTgcaccccactcacccaccccacccctcaccaaaCCCAGttacccaccaccccaccaccactatCCTTCCTCATCTAATTATATCAAaaaaccctctattcccttctcccacaATGCATACCTAAGCTTCTGCTTAAATATTTatattagaatagaatcatagaatccctacagtgcaggaggaggccattcggcccattgagcctgcacggacaacattcccaccctggccctattcccgtaagcccaagtattttacccactaatctgcctgacactaagaggcaacttagcatggctaatccacctaacacacacagctttggagtgtgggaggaaaccggagcacccagaggaagcccatgcagacacggggagaacagatagtgacccaagctaggaattatttatattatttaaatattatttataTTATTTACCTCAATTAtactctgtggtagcaaattccacattttcaccactttctgggtaaaTAGTTTATTCTAAATTCCCTACATCTAAAACATTAAGATGTATTTGTATGCCTTGCACTTGCAGTGGAATATACTGCCAACAGGTACTCAACCTTTTTGAGCTGCTCCTCCATTCCTGGTATTAACATAATACAAGCCACTCCCACTCCAAGCAGCAGAAAGGATGCGAAGATCAAGCGAGTTACTGTTGAATTCTTCCCACTTGGGCAGCATCCACAGAGAAGACATGGTGCACTGCCACATAAACAGGGTATCtgcaaagagagagaaaagaagcaATGAAACTGTACCTCCATATAAGCAGATCATGAAACAGGTATTTAGTGTTGGATATTTTCTTCCAACTACTTATAACATGAATGTTtgagggcagcatagtggcacagtggttagcactgctgcctcacagcgccagggacct
Above is a window of Mustelus asterias chromosome 5, sMusAst1.hap1.1, whole genome shotgun sequence DNA encoding:
- the serinc1 gene encoding serine incorporator 1, with amino-acid sequence MGAVLGVCSLASWIPCLCGSAPCLLCGCCPSGKNSTVTRLIFASFLLLGVGVACIMLIPGMEEQLKKIPGFCDGGMDISVPGVHGQVNCDVLVGYKAVYRVCFGMAMFFLLFSLLMIKVKSSQDPRAAVHNGFWFFKFATVVAFTVSAFFIPEGPFTTVWFYVGMAGAFCFILIQLVLLIDFAHSWNESWVEKMEEGNSRCWYAALLSATGMNYLLSLVAVVLFYCYYTHPEGCTENKVFISLNMLFCIAASVMSILPKIQESQPRSGLLQSSIITLYTMYLTWSAMTNEPDRKCNPSLLSMIGYNSTGTHVPGQVIQWWDAQGIVGLILFLLCVLYSSIRTSNNSQVNKLTLTSDESTLIDEGVGRSDGSLDDSSNAHRAEDNEKDGVTYSYSFFHFMLFLASLYIMMTLTNWYSPDSSYETMTSKWPSVWVKISSSWICIMLYGWTLIAPLVLTTRDFD